The bacterium DNA segment ACCACCCGGGTCGGTTCCTGGGTCTCCGAGGCGACGATTTCCTTGCCCTCGATCTTCTGGCGCACCAGTTCCTCGATCTTCTCGCGGGTGGTGTCCGTCCAATGCTCGGGCTCGAAATCCGTGGCGAGGTTCTCGATCAGCATCTTGGCCATTGCCAACTCGCTCTCCAGAGGCTCCACCTCCGTCTCGAGGTTCTCGAAGTCGGCGGCGCGGATCTCGTCCGGCCAGTACATGGTCTCCAGAACGAGCAGGTCTTTCTGCGGCCTGATCGCTGCCAGGTGCTGGCGGGACCTGATCGCCACGGTTGCGATCGCGACCCGGTCGGTCTCGGCCAGGGCGGTCCGGAGGAGGTGGTAGGCCTTCTCTCCGGTGGGACCGGGTTCCAGGTAGTAGGAGGTGCGGTAGTAGACGGGGTCAATCTGGAGCGCGTCGACGAAGGCCGCCACATCGACGATGCGGGGGCCGCCCTGGTAGGCGGCCGCGGCGATCTCCTCATCGGTCAGGACCACGTACCGGCCCTTCTCGAACTCGTACCCGCGCACGATCTCCTCCCGAGGGACCTCGCGACCGTCGGCATCGGCAACCTTGCGATACCTGATCGGGCTGTGGTCCTGCTGGCGGAGCTGGCGGAACTTGGGCCGCCGGCTGGTCGTGGCCGGGTACAGGCGAACGGGAATGGTCACCAGGCCGAACGATACGGCGCCGCTCCATATTGGTCGCATGATCTGGAGTCTAGGGGCGTGCCGGAAAGACCCCGGTCAAAGGGTTCGCTGATCGCTCGTTACCGTCGGGTCAGGCGGCTTACCAACAAGCGAACCCTGCGAGGCTCGTTTTCCGGCACCGCCCTACGAGGGTGCCGGAACGAGGAAGGAGAGAGGCGTGCTCGGACCCGGTCCGCTCCTCTGTGGACAAAGCGCGGGCGGCTGTTCTATACTCCATCGACCCACCAACGGCAGGAAACCAC contains these protein-coding regions:
- a CDS encoding Ku protein; amino-acid sequence: MRPIWSGAVSFGLVTIPVRLYPATTSRRPKFRQLRQQDHSPIRYRKVADADGREVPREEIVRGYEFEKGRYVVLTDEEIAAAAYQGGPRIVDVAAFVDALQIDPVYYRTSYYLEPGPTGEKAYHLLRTALAETDRVAIATVAIRSRQHLAAIRPQKDLLVLETMYWPDEIRAADFENLETEVEPLESELAMAKMLIENLATDFEPEHWTDTTREKIEELVRQKIEGKEIVASETQEPTRVVDLLEALKASVEATMEQTAHRKAG